The Alnus glutinosa chromosome 3, dhAlnGlut1.1, whole genome shotgun sequence nucleotide sequence ttctgctttttttttttatatgttgtttcAGTTTTCTATGCGGTAGGATCTATCTCCCATTGCGTTCAATCTGAGCTGATTTCGAGTAAACTTTGATACTTGTGGTTGAAATTGTGCGTATTCGCTCAGTCTTATAATGTATATGGGAGTAGTGGATGTTAATTtgttgggttttattttatgtttcgTGAGAATTATATTATCATTCATTTTcccttgtttttctttctggGTGATTGCGGTCCTTGAAGGTTTACATGTACACTCAAAACAGGATGTTGGGTTGAGATTTCTTTGTTGGCTATCTAAGTATGTGCAGTATCTATGTGGGTAATCTCTATTAATTGTCTGATTATCTGTATTCTGTACATGGGTCCTGGTAGGCGGCAGGATCAACTTTTCATAATTTGTTCAAGAAGGGTTTTTTAGTTTGTTGATGGGTGCTCCTAAGCAAAAATGGAcagcagaagaagaagcagcCCTTAAAGCTGGAGTCATTAAACATGGGGCAGGCAAATGGCGCACAATACTAACAGACCCGGAGTTCAGTGGCATCTTACATCTACGTTCGAATGTGGATCTCAAGGTATCTGTTTTAGAAGAAAGAGTGATCAGCTTCCAGCTTTGAATATCTAGAATTTGATAAGATGGATGGTGCTTCTGTTTGTTGCATCTGACAATCTCCAATTATGTGTTGGGGTTTATTGAGTTGAGTATTATATTCTTTGGACAGGATAAATGGAGAAATATAAATGTAACGGCAATATGGGGGTCAAGGCAGAAGGCCAAACTTGCACTTAAAAGGGATCTACCAACCCCAAAACTTACTGATAACACTATGGTTCTGAGTACTGTACATCAAGGTGATGCAGAAATTGTTGATGCTAAGCCTCTTGCGATTTCTAGAGGAACACTTCAGACTGCTGATTCAAAAGAGCCGTTTGCAAGGTTACATCTCTTGTGAtatcattatattatatatacatgtaaaaCTTGGGTACTTTTGATGGTGACATGTGCTAAAATAGTTTTCATTCTTAACTTATCTGATTTAGATCTAGTAgttaaatatataaatctaGTGTTACTTTTCTTTAAGAAATTGTGGGCAAAAAATATATCAGATGGTCCAAAATTATGCTAATCTTTATGTTTTTCGCATGGACTCTTCCCAAACCGTAGCCAAGTGATGGTGGAATGTTGTAATTCATTAATACATCCAGTTATTGGGAGTGAAGAAATGGAGAGTACCTCTTCTGCTATGACTACAAAACTCATTTGTTTATTTAGCACATACTTTTACCATTGCTCCTACATTTGAGTTCGTATGAGATTTTCTGCCATTCATTATTTTTCTGAACTCTAATGCACACTTCATTTCTCTACTGAAAAAGGTCAGTGGAACATATTGTTCATTCCTTTCTAAATTTCTAAAGTACCATCTGTTGTGAAAATATTTATTACGTCTTTAATGGTTATACCATTTGGCAAATGGCACAGCGTCACGATCAATGCTACAGTTTATTACAGCTAAAGACGCGGGTTTAATAAATTacaaaccttaaaaaaaaaaaaagaaaaaaaaaaaaaagcctccaTATATGAGGCGGAGGTCTCCAGATGTTGTAGCCCATAAGAATCTGGTAAAGGGAACCATGTTATCCTGTTTTTCTTGACGTTATTAATTTCTTCTGTTGGAACCTCCTTTGCATGTCTGTAGGTTGGATAAGCTTATATTAGAGGCCATTACCAATTTGAAGGAGCCAAGGGGTTCTGACAGGGCTGCAATTGCTTTTTACATCGAGGTATTTCCACTTGTGTAGCTTTCAGCTGTGACTTCATAAGCACATCATGCTTGCAAAATAATACGTGGTCAAACTTCAAAACATCTAGTGCTTGTAATGCTTATAAGTTGTACTGAccttatattcaatttttttcttgagcAGATCTCCTTTTCTACCTTCACTTCTTTCTAATAGATTGGTTTTTATACAGTTGCAGTGTGAATGCAAATGACTTTCTTTTAAGCACGATTCTTTTAACAGAACAGAAACACTATTATAACATGATTGCTGCTACTATTTTACTGTTAGATCCAACACTGCGGTGATGTTAGTTGCCAATCAAAACTAGCTGGTATCCAGCAGATTTTGatgatattaatatttttattagtcTGCTTATAAATTGTCTTCGACTATTGAAAGTCGCATCAAATTTCATGAAATATTTTATCAGTTTTGTCAGAAAGCATCAGAGAATCTCACCCAACTTCAGATGAACTGTTCAGTTCAGGAATTTTAGAAACACTTGCAAAGCTTGTGTTGGAAATTATTCTGAACAttattggttttcttttttcgtaGGAGCGATACTGGGCACCACCAAATCTCAAGAAACTATTGtccataaagttgaaaaatatgacAGCAAATGGAAGATTGATCAAGGTACTCAATCCGTCAAGTATTGGTGTAACAATGATAGGGAAAACGAACCAACAGTTGTCTGTGGAAACTAATGAGCCGATGAAGCTAATTGATTGAAACATTTGTTCCTGAAATTGggaaaattgttttaaatttgataCATATCATGTTTGAAGGCTATATAAATATCTATCTTGTATGATGGAGATATTTAGGTGATAAAACATTTTAATAACCATGGATGTTCCTGAAAGGTTGTGCTGCAGAAAACGGTTTAAAGAAACTTTAAATGATGTACATAGGCAGAAAGGATTATATTGTCTTATTCGGTGATGACATGAAAATTGATGTTTGTGACATGCATGTGTAGGTATGTTTGTGATGGTCATTAACTACTATTTGAGTAAGAAGTTCATAAAGCATGGAGATAGAATTTTACAGTAAAATAAATAGTATGATCATGCCTCAGAATTGGATACCTTTTGTGGTTGTTGCATTGACAGATAAAACACAAGTACAAGATCGCACCAGGTTCGACAGCttctgaaaaaagaagaagctcttCCTTGTTACTCCTGGAGGAAAGGCAGAAGGATTCTTCCAGAGcagaaaagagagagatcaACATCCTTACAAGAACCCAGGTCGAAGCAGAGCTGTCAAAGATGAAGGGTATGACTGCACAAGAGGCTGCAGCAGCTGCTGCACGAGCAGTTGCAGAAGCGGAAGCAGCTATCGCTGAGGCTGAAAAGGCAGCAAGGGAAGCTGAAGCAGCTGAAGCTGAAGCAGAAGCAGCTCAGGTTTTTGCCAAAGCAGCAATGAGCGCATTGAAATGTGGAACACTTCGTGCTTGGTAAAGCGTTCTCTTAAAAGTTTCTTTTATGTTTGCCCTTTAACTTAACTGTGTCAGCATCCTGAGTCTTGGGATATTATAGTTAGGATGCTGCATTGCATCCTGTCAAAAAGCTAAGGTTGGGAAGTATGCTATTTTTTCCATCCTTTTAAAACTTAGGACTTACTCTTTAGTTAACTTCTGAGAGCTTAGCTGGTATTTTGGACAGACACCTATATGCAACTCACGTGGTTTACATGTCGGATGTCTTTATTATTACTTCACACCATGAAAAGACTTATACAATCCTCTACATATGCAATGCACCACTGGTTAATGGCAGTTTATTCCACTGTTTTTCCAAGGGGTGATGCCACCCGTCTCGATTTTTTCAATCATGAATTGATGCCCATCTGCTCCATATTTTCCAAACCCAAAGCATATAtgcttctctcttctcttatatgtatatattgtttttgttttctacaCTGCTCATTCTTGTTCATTACTTCCTGAAATTTCTGCGGAGAATGTTACTGTTGACCTATAAGAAGATTAATTCTGGCAAACCTATATCTAGTGCTGCAATATTCTTGCACCTGATTCCAATTTAGTCCCATTAGTGTCCTTTATGGTTGTTAATCCTAGTTGTATCTTTGCAGATTTTCAGATGGTGTGAACTTCACATATGGATATGCAGATCATTGAATGTGAATTGTGCATTGGGCTGAGCATCATACTGGTGCAGCTTTCGTGTTCTGCCGATATGTCTATAACTGTATATATGGCTAGGCTTGTAAATCTGGGAGATGGGAGATTGATCTGTGATCTGTCTTTGCTATTTCGGTGATCTTTTTGTTAGGATCTTATAGCTATTCCAATTTTTTAGAACTAGAGTCTGAAGAGTAATAGACTACTGAGAGAAATACATATAGGGGGGACTTCAGGTGCGTAGGTAGATATATATTTAGATGTTGTTGTGACTGTTGTTTTAGCCGGTGGAAAAGTAAATGAAGATAGAAACATTTTCCAAGATTTGTGTTTATGGCCAAATGAAAGCCTTGTGTTTGGATTTCCTTCTCATGATTTTCCAAATCATtgcatcaaagaaaaaataatatgcaCTATTGAGGTCGCATGGACATCTTGTTGGGCGACGGCCTATAATATGTTTTTTAAttgcaaatttattaaaaagtcgCAAATGCCCCATTCAAGTAAgcagaaagtatatatatatatatatatatatatatatatatatatatatatatatatatatatatatatatatataaaacaaaaaaccataaataaataaataaaataaaataaaaaacacctaactagaagaaaaaatattaaaaaaaatatatatatatatatatatataagctaaaaacacaaaagtcAAAGGTAGTAGTAGCCCAGTTGTAAAATGccttgaaaaatagaaaagaaaaaaagggggctTTAATTACACTATCGTTTACTCACGGTCTTAAActccaatcattttttattttttattttttttttatttttttttttttttttttttttttttataagtaactcCAATCATTTCTTGATAGCCTAGaaatatttagttgaaacttgaaagacaataaaagaaaaacacttgTCTGTATGGGGTCGTGATGCTGACGCAGCCCCCTCCCCttcaaaaaaaagataaaacccTAGAGAGGATGATAGtctataaaatattcaaaaaaaaaaaaaaaaaaaattgtattttgtcatttttgccTTTATAAACCTATCAAGCTGCTTCATCGAGaaacataattttttgtttctataaGATCAAAGAAAAACTATTCTTGTTGATCAATGGTCGGCATACAAATAATTTCtgttccaaaaattaattttttgtgtgTTAGATCAATGAAAACCACTCTTATTGGTCAATGGTCACTCTTACCCTTCAATGAATTTACTGTCTAATTGAGCTCATCATTCCATTCCTATGTATCTCTATTGATCAAACGTTCGCTCAAAATATTCTTCCATACTCTGCTAGACAAATGAGCATTCAATAAAGGTCCAATAATGCCTCCTAAATGAAGAATCTTCCTCCAAACCCATGCACAATCTCCATTTTTCTGGGTCAATGATAAAGGATTAAACTCCAAACCATTCCTAATCCTTTGCCACGGTGCTAGGGTTTAATTAGTAGTTCACATGAGCTCTAAAATTCACCAGTTTCATTCATCGTGAAAGCAAATCTAAATTACAGCATGTACTAAGTAGAATGAAACAAAAGTCTTTTGAGGAGCAAAAACATTTCTTTCTCAACTTTTCTATAGTTATTCCTTCATATTCCTGgttttttatgaatataaaaTATGGTTCAACGAAAAAAGCTATATTTTGAGTTATTATATCTTGAATTATTATACATTTTCTGACTATCAAGGAAGGGAAAGGTTGATGTGACACCAAAATCCCATCTCAGTGCCCTGAACAAGCTAGCAGTAAAACTAACAAACAGAAAGCAGCTAAAGATTTCACATCCCAAAGAACTAGATGCCTCAACAGTCAACACAAACATTTCCTAGCCTATCAACAGTGTAAActcttacttatataaaaaaaaaaaagtgtaaactCTTAATAAAACTctctatttctttctcttctctgaGTTAATTAAGGCTATGAGCTCCCCTATCTTTAAACTATAAACACCAACATGATTTTTTCTTAGCCaacaaaaaaagcaaacaaacttTTCATCTATACATGAATCCAACCCATCTCTCAAAGAAATGAGAGGAGAAATTTCAATTTGCTTTAAGATGAAAAAACAAGTCCTCGAACATGCTTGAATGAGATGTATCTGGTGGAAGAATAAACTGTCATGCACACAATTTACGATAATGATCATGCATAAAACTTCCATGGGTCAATAGgtcaccaacatatcaaccaaATTTTGGGGCTTTGGGCAAGACAACCTTTGAACGTACCAAATTAGAATGTGTTTGTGTTATGCCTAGGCAAATGAAGAACACAATCTCACTTTCATTATAGCAAGAGAACACAAATCTGAACATAATTTCCCATCAAAACTGGGGATCACAAATGCACCTAAATTCAGCCTTTTCCAGCCCAATACCAGAAACCCAATCTCAGTTATCAAAACttatcattttctattattCTAAACAATCCTTatcctaaattaaaaaaaataataataaattttttttaaaaaaaaaaaagtaaaagagagagagagagagagagagaaagaaataaaaaatcaatatagCAGAACAAGAACACAAATTCGAAGTCTGAACAGAATCACTTCTCATTCAAACTGGGATCATACAGAAGCACCCAAATTTCGATTTCCAGCCTCAATCACAGAAACCcatttccaataaaaaaaaaatctcatttccCATTAATCTAAACAACCATTATTCtacattttaaaagaaaaaaaaaggaggttaAAAAAGAATGAAGTTCATTCCAATACCACAGTAGCACCCAAATCCTTGAACTTGGAAACGATCTGATCGGCCTCCTCTTTGGTGAGACCCTTCTTCAACACCACAGGTGCTTTCTCTACCAAATCCTTAGCCTCCTTCAGACCCAAATCCGTGAacgtccttacctctttgatgATCTTGATCTTCGCTGCCGCGTCGAACTTCTCGAGCTTGATATCGAACGCGGTTTTCTCTGCAGCTTTGGCCCCGTCGGCCGACCCGGACCCGGATCCGGCGGAGGCGGGTGATGAGCCGAGCCCGGATACCGCGGCCCCGTACTTGTTGAGGCCCATCCTGAGCCTCGAGAGGATCGCGTAGTCGTAGCGTTCGAGCTTGGTGAGGTCCAAGAGCTCGTCAGCGATTCGCTCGAGCTTCTGGGTGCGAGTCTCGGCAGCCGTGCAGAGAGTGCGGCACGGTGGTCTCAGAGTGAGGGTGAAAAGCCTGGTTAGCGACTTGGAGGGGATTTTCGTGGTTATGGAGGACATTCTAGGGGAATTTAGGGTTTGGGTCTCTTTAGAGTTCAGGGTTTTGGGGGGTTTACTACAGAGGTTCTCGTCGAGCTCTGACGGAATATGAAGGAAATTGGAAGGTGAGGGCAATATAGGAATTTCAAagagtttgtttttgttttgcaatttttttttttttttgtattcacTTTATTAGTAGTGTGAGTGTTTGTAATTGTCCATCTTGCCCACGCAAATTTTCATTAAC carries:
- the LOC133864941 gene encoding telomere repeat-binding factor 2, which produces MGAPKQKWTAEEEAALKAGVIKHGAGKWRTILTDPEFSGILHLRSNVDLKDKWRNINVTAIWGSRQKAKLALKRDLPTPKLTDNTMVLSTVHQGDAEIVDAKPLAISRGTLQTADSKEPFARLDKLILEAITNLKEPRGSDRAAIAFYIEERYWAPPNLKKLLSIKLKNMTANGRLIKIKHKYKIAPGSTASEKRRSSSLLLLEERQKDSSRAEKREINILTRTQVEAELSKMKGMTAQEAAAAAARAVAEAEAAIAEAEKAAREAEAAEAEAEAAQVFAKAAMSALKCGTLRA
- the LOC133864085 gene encoding uncharacterized protein LOC133864085, producing the protein MSSITTKIPSKSLTRLFTLTLRPPCRTLCTAAETRTQKLERIADELLDLTKLERYDYAILSRLRMGLNKYGAAVSGLGSSPASAGSGSGSADGAKAAEKTAFDIKLEKFDAAAKIKIIKEVRTFTDLGLKEAKDLVEKAPVVLKKGLTKEEADQIVSKFKDLGATVVLE